Proteins encoded together in one Pontiella desulfatans window:
- a CDS encoding sulfatase family protein, translating to MSWNKWMGSMSAVLLFGVCAAPAAERPNILLILSDDQSWTDYSFMGHPDIKTPHIDKLAEGGVLFRRGYVATPLCRPSLMNLVTGHYGHRNGITGNDPSKERYNTSPEAYRKAKASLISKIDEFDTLPELLVRQGYLTHQSGKWWEGNYRRGGFTHGMTRGFPQKGGRHGDDGLKIGREGIQECTDFIDMALAEEKPFFMWYAPFMPHSPHTPPERLLKKYKAEHPLPVAKYYAMCEWFDETCGELLSYFEQKGILENTLVVYLSDNGWVQRTDSNGYAPRSKRTPYEAGARQPTIFSWPAKLKPQDRPEPIISLDIFPTILAAAGADSPAIPVPGLNLLPEMEKQKPIKRKAIFGECFAHDIADIKNPEASLLYRWVIEGDWKLMLTYDGKSRDNRNHKTNMLGPQLFNLKNDPNEKNNLARGNSEKVSHLSTLIEGWYPLKERRVNSW from the coding sequence ATGAGTTGGAATAAATGGATGGGTTCGATGTCAGCTGTTTTGCTGTTTGGGGTATGTGCTGCACCGGCCGCCGAGCGACCGAATATCCTGCTCATCCTCAGTGATGATCAGTCTTGGACCGACTATTCATTCATGGGACATCCGGACATCAAGACGCCTCACATCGATAAACTGGCCGAAGGCGGTGTGCTTTTTCGTCGGGGGTATGTCGCGACACCGCTGTGCCGCCCGTCCTTGATGAATCTTGTCACCGGGCACTACGGTCACCGTAACGGGATTACCGGGAATGATCCTTCAAAGGAGCGCTACAACACATCGCCGGAAGCCTATAGAAAGGCGAAGGCTTCCCTGATATCCAAGATCGACGAATTCGATACGCTGCCTGAGCTGCTGGTTCGCCAAGGGTACCTGACGCATCAAAGCGGAAAGTGGTGGGAAGGCAATTACAGGCGCGGCGGTTTTACCCACGGCATGACCCGCGGATTCCCGCAAAAAGGGGGGCGTCATGGCGACGACGGACTGAAGATCGGCCGTGAAGGAATCCAGGAGTGCACCGACTTTATCGATATGGCTTTGGCCGAAGAAAAGCCCTTCTTTATGTGGTATGCACCCTTTATGCCGCACTCGCCGCACACGCCGCCTGAACGACTGCTGAAGAAATACAAAGCTGAGCACCCGTTACCCGTAGCCAAATACTACGCTATGTGCGAATGGTTCGACGAAACCTGCGGCGAACTGCTCAGCTATTTTGAGCAAAAGGGCATTCTGGAAAACACCCTGGTCGTCTATCTCAGCGACAACGGCTGGGTTCAGCGCACGGACAGCAATGGCTATGCGCCACGCTCCAAACGCACACCCTACGAAGCCGGTGCCCGTCAACCCACCATTTTCAGCTGGCCAGCTAAACTCAAGCCGCAGGATCGCCCGGAGCCGATTATCAGCCTCGATATTTTTCCCACGATCCTCGCTGCGGCCGGTGCCGACTCGCCTGCCATTCCTGTTCCAGGATTGAACCTGCTACCTGAAATGGAAAAACAGAAGCCTATTAAACGTAAAGCAATCTTTGGAGAATGCTTTGCTCATGATATTGCGGATATTAAAAACCCCGAAGCTTCGCTACTGTATCGCTGGGTCATTGAAGGTGACTGGAAACTGATGCTTACCTACGATGGCAAAAGTCGGGACAACCGTAATCACAAGACCAATATGCTTGGCCCGCAACTCTTCAACCTTAAGAACGATCCAAACGAAAAAAATAATCTAGCCCGTGGTAACTCGGAAAAAGTCAGCCATCTCTCCACGCTTATTGAAGGCTGGTATCCGCTCAAAGAACGGAGGGTGAATTCATGGTAA
- a CDS encoding purine-cytosine permease family protein, translating into MTEEKQEKHGEFEREPVPESKTRGLKAFVGMYAGEHCAGTELMIGPLFVAAGVSAFDVLGGLFLGNLLAVLSWMFLCAPIAMRCRLTLYYQLEKICGRNLVTLYNLANGIMFCFLAGSMITVSATALGVWFNFPMPGLNDLLPNSVGWVLAVLGIGTIISVVAAAGYDTVSKVANIAAPWMVLVFLGFGFIGLRQFIEVTGAEVNSLSSLWELCTTSIWKGGDPLPGQIKFTFWHVTFFAWFCNMAMHVGMSDLSVLRFAKKSWHGVASASGMYVGHFMAWLAASILYALQLHMDPTNTNVLPGPLAYRAAGVAGLICVIIAGWTTANPTIYRAGLAFQAIMPNKSRFAVTIGTGLLATLAGMFPAIAMRLLGFVALYGLILMPMGAVVFADFWILPKLGLKQYYAEHRKLSINWAAGIAWIATLAICVGLVLTGKPQFQIYFVSLPGWFIATALYIGLSKLQQKGEA; encoded by the coding sequence ATGACGGAAGAAAAGCAGGAAAAACATGGTGAGTTCGAGCGCGAGCCGGTGCCTGAATCGAAGACGCGGGGGCTGAAGGCCTTTGTCGGTATGTATGCCGGTGAACACTGCGCCGGAACGGAACTCATGATCGGTCCGTTGTTCGTCGCGGCGGGCGTGAGTGCATTCGACGTGCTGGGCGGATTATTTCTGGGCAATCTGCTGGCCGTACTGAGCTGGATGTTCCTCTGTGCCCCGATCGCGATGCGCTGCCGGTTGACGCTCTATTATCAACTCGAAAAGATCTGCGGACGCAACTTGGTCACACTCTATAATCTGGCCAACGGGATTATGTTCTGTTTCCTCGCGGGTTCGATGATCACGGTGTCGGCCACGGCTCTGGGCGTCTGGTTTAATTTTCCGATGCCGGGACTGAACGATTTGCTGCCCAATAGTGTGGGCTGGGTGCTGGCCGTGCTCGGCATTGGGACGATCATCTCCGTGGTTGCTGCCGCGGGGTACGATACGGTTTCGAAGGTCGCCAATATCGCCGCACCCTGGATGGTGCTGGTATTCCTTGGGTTTGGGTTTATCGGCTTGCGTCAATTCATTGAAGTGACCGGAGCGGAAGTAAACTCGCTTTCCAGCCTTTGGGAACTCTGCACGACCTCGATCTGGAAGGGCGGCGATCCGCTGCCGGGTCAGATTAAGTTTACGTTCTGGCACGTCACCTTCTTTGCCTGGTTCTGCAACATGGCGATGCATGTCGGCATGTCCGACCTCTCGGTGCTGCGCTTTGCTAAAAAATCATGGCACGGCGTCGCCTCTGCCTCGGGCATGTATGTCGGCCATTTCATGGCGTGGCTTGCCGCGTCAATCCTGTATGCGCTGCAGTTGCATATGGATCCAACGAACACCAACGTATTGCCCGGTCCGCTGGCCTATCGCGCTGCGGGCGTCGCTGGGCTTATCTGCGTGATTATTGCGGGCTGGACGACGGCCAACCCAACGATCTACCGCGCGGGGCTCGCGTTCCAGGCGATCATGCCGAACAAGTCGCGCTTCGCCGTCACGATCGGTACCGGGCTGCTGGCCACGCTGGCGGGCATGTTTCCGGCCATCGCCATGCGGTTGCTCGGATTCGTGGCGCTCTATGGTCTAATTCTCATGCCGATGGGCGCGGTGGTTTTCGCCGATTTCTGGATTTTGCCGAAATTGGGTCTCAAGCAATATTACGCAGAGCACCGGAAGCTCTCTATCAACTGGGCGGCGGGCATCGCCTGGATTGCCACGCTAGCGATCTGCGTCGGGTTGGTTCTGACCGGGAAACCGCAATTCCAGATTTACTTTGTTTCGCTGCCGGGCTGGTTCATCGCCACCGCGCTCTACATCGGTCTAAGCAAGCTTCAGCAAAAGGGAGAGGCCTAA
- a CDS encoding redoxin domain-containing protein: protein MRYNGVLFDIVGISGDSVETLKYFQQAEQLNFTLLSDPDGALAKAFGVPVRDGVKSITRTVDGKEVILTRASTASRWTFVINSQGKIVYRDDKVNATADLGNILEFIGEASE from the coding sequence ATGCGTTACAACGGGGTGCTCTTTGACATTGTGGGCATCAGTGGCGATTCGGTAGAGACGTTGAAATACTTCCAACAGGCCGAGCAGCTTAACTTTACCCTGCTTTCCGATCCGGACGGAGCCCTTGCCAAAGCTTTTGGAGTGCCAGTGCGTGACGGTGTAAAATCCATCACTCGTACCGTCGATGGAAAAGAAGTGATACTAACCCGAGCCAGTACAGCTTCCCGTTGGACGTTTGTGATCAACTCGCAGGGTAAGATCGTTTACCGCGATGACAAAGTTAACGCCACAGCCGATCTTGGGAATATTCTCGAATTTATAGGCGAAGCCTCCGAGTAG
- a CDS encoding sulfatase, with product MVKRFIAVLIALLLIGVAQAKQPSNVVLIAIDDLNDWIGCMGGHPQVKTPNIDRLAKRGVLFTNAHCQSPVCNPSRASMMSGLYPETSGIYFLNPPPAESPVIMKSTLMPQRFLDEGYHVTGAGKLFHSGRQNEAYIPNYGGGFGGFGPLPEKKLSPFIGSPLWDWGAFPARDEQMPDHQIANWAEAQLKQEHNEPFWLGVGFYRPHVPQYAPQKWFDLYPLETVQLPAVRENDLEDVPEYGINLTRLKHIAPTLEWAKENNQWKPLVQSYLACVSFVDHQVGRVLDALDASPYADNTIVVLYTDHGFHLGEKERFAKRTLWQDGAGVPLIIAGPGMAKAKICDKAVQLLDIYPTLLDLTGLRSDPKLEGHSLKPLLKNPATDWPHVARSSFGPGNVAIVSERYRHIHYNDGSEELYDRLADPNEWNNLAGNPERKNVLEQHRAAIPITFHPILGKNSTGHKAYTATEKRSQP from the coding sequence ATGGTAAAACGCTTCATTGCTGTCTTGATTGCTTTGTTGCTTATCGGTGTAGCTCAGGCAAAGCAACCGTCCAATGTAGTGCTGATTGCGATCGATGATCTTAACGATTGGATTGGTTGCATGGGCGGGCATCCGCAGGTGAAGACGCCCAATATCGACCGACTGGCGAAGCGGGGCGTGCTATTCACCAACGCGCACTGCCAGTCGCCGGTATGCAATCCGTCGCGCGCCAGCATGATGAGCGGGCTATATCCCGAAACCTCCGGCATCTATTTTCTGAATCCGCCTCCCGCGGAATCGCCGGTCATTATGAAAAGCACATTGATGCCGCAGCGTTTTCTGGACGAGGGCTATCATGTGACGGGAGCCGGGAAGCTGTTTCACAGCGGCAGACAGAACGAGGCCTACATCCCGAACTATGGCGGTGGTTTCGGCGGTTTCGGGCCACTGCCGGAAAAGAAGCTCAGCCCCTTTATTGGTAGTCCGCTCTGGGACTGGGGTGCCTTTCCCGCGCGCGACGAGCAGATGCCTGACCATCAGATTGCGAACTGGGCCGAAGCGCAGCTGAAGCAGGAACATAATGAACCGTTTTGGCTGGGGGTCGGGTTTTATCGTCCCCATGTGCCGCAGTATGCGCCGCAAAAATGGTTCGATCTCTATCCGCTCGAAACCGTACAACTGCCCGCAGTGCGTGAAAACGATCTGGAGGATGTGCCTGAGTATGGCATCAACCTGACTCGACTGAAACACATTGCCCCAACCCTGGAATGGGCGAAAGAAAACAACCAATGGAAACCGCTGGTACAGAGCTATCTGGCATGCGTTAGCTTTGTGGATCATCAGGTCGGGCGGGTACTCGATGCGCTGGACGCCAGCCCCTATGCCGACAACACCATCGTCGTGCTCTATACCGATCACGGATTTCATCTGGGTGAGAAGGAGCGTTTTGCCAAACGAACCCTTTGGCAGGACGGCGCGGGTGTGCCGCTTATCATAGCCGGCCCGGGAATGGCTAAAGCTAAAATCTGCGACAAGGCCGTACAACTGCTTGATATCTACCCGACGCTGCTCGATTTGACCGGGTTGAGATCCGATCCGAAACTTGAGGGGCATTCGCTGAAACCTTTACTGAAAAACCCGGCGACCGACTGGCCGCATGTGGCTCGCAGTAGTTTCGGGCCCGGCAATGTAGCCATCGTTTCCGAGCGGTATCGCCATATTCATTACAATGATGGATCCGAAGAACTCTACGATCGACTGGCCGATCCGAACGAATGGAATAACCTAGCCGGTAATCCGGAAAGGAAAAATGTGCTGGAGCAACATCGTGCTGCGATACCGATCACCTTTCACCCGATTCTCGGGAAAAATTCGACTGGACACAAGGCGTACACGGCGACTGAAAAGAGGAGTCAACCATGA
- a CDS encoding PEP-CTERM sorting domain-containing protein, producing the protein MKRYIMILAAGLVAGAALADTIITPTSVVLTDNGDGNLIENAGGDAWFNGSGLSDATIVENGDTVPAVLPTHGYGENFTRMARVRFATGGLAELTFDLGGTYEVGGVILWNLGLDTHSDRGVENAAISWSSDGINFTSAETLTFAQGPGTQQPIAGEEQTLGTSLPGVTHIRMALDNFNAAKTQVAFSEIRMVAVPEPATLGLLGAFGGAILFIRRRLMI; encoded by the coding sequence ATGAAAAGATACATCATGATACTCGCGGCAGGCTTGGTGGCCGGTGCCGCTTTGGCGGATACGATCATCACTCCAACTTCCGTGGTACTTACGGATAATGGAGATGGCAATCTCATTGAAAACGCCGGCGGAGACGCTTGGTTTAATGGATCGGGTCTGTCTGACGCGACGATTGTTGAAAACGGAGATACAGTCCCCGCTGTTTTACCAACGCATGGCTATGGGGAAAACTTTACTCGTATGGCCAGGGTTCGTTTTGCGACAGGTGGCCTTGCAGAACTCACGTTTGATCTTGGTGGAACCTATGAAGTTGGCGGGGTGATTCTTTGGAACTTGGGACTGGATACCCACTCAGATCGCGGTGTTGAAAACGCAGCAATCTCCTGGTCTTCGGATGGAATTAACTTTACTTCCGCTGAAACGCTCACGTTCGCGCAAGGCCCGGGTACACAACAACCGATCGCTGGTGAAGAACAAACGCTCGGCACGAGCCTTCCCGGGGTTACTCATATCCGTATGGCGCTCGATAATTTTAATGCAGCGAAGACTCAGGTTGCATTTTCTGAAATCAGAATGGTCGCCGTTCCGGAACCGGCTACACTCGGTCTGCTTGGAGCATTTGGCGGTGCAATTTTATTCATCCGTCGCCGTTTAATGATCTAA
- a CDS encoding YceI family protein has product MNRILTGLLGLALATGAHSETFTVDSGHAEIGFSVKHMMVSNTKGTFNTFEGTLDYDVKTKTLKSAEGSIEIGSIDTNNGKRDAHLKNADYFDVEKFPKMTFKSTSIKKTGEGEFDVSGNLNVLGIDRAVVLPIIINGPVEGKRGATLIGIECNTVLNRRDLGIDHGKPAMIADEVKISIEAEATFK; this is encoded by the coding sequence ATGAATAGAATACTTACTGGATTACTCGGACTCGCCTTGGCAACTGGGGCACACTCGGAAACTTTTACGGTCGATAGCGGCCATGCTGAAATCGGCTTTTCTGTTAAACACATGATGGTGAGTAATACGAAAGGAACCTTCAATACCTTCGAAGGAACGCTCGACTATGACGTCAAAACCAAAACCCTAAAGTCGGCCGAGGGCTCAATTGAAATCGGTAGCATTGATACCAATAACGGCAAACGCGATGCCCACCTTAAAAATGCAGATTATTTCGATGTGGAAAAATTTCCGAAGATGACCTTTAAAAGCACCTCGATTAAAAAAACTGGCGAAGGAGAATTTGATGTTTCCGGGAACTTGAATGTGCTCGGCATTGACCGCGCGGTTGTGCTGCCAATCATCATTAATGGCCCAGTCGAAGGAAAACGCGGCGCAACGCTAATCGGCATCGAGTGCAATACCGTGCTAAACCGCCGCGACCTTGGAATCGACCACGGCAAACCTGCCATGATTGCGGACGAGGTAAAAATCAGCATCGAAGCCGAGGCCACCTTTAAATAG
- a CDS encoding helix-turn-helix domain-containing protein, producing the protein MRQTKDINQTRKNKHLNWEERIQREIRQRVGLSTAQVGMRIGRPARTIHREIRRGG; encoded by the coding sequence ATGAGGCAAACTAAAGACATCAACCAGACACGGAAGAACAAGCATTTGAATTGGGAAGAGCGCATTCAGAGAGAGATACGTCAGCGAGTAGGGCTCTCCACAGCTCAAGTCGGAATGCGTATTGGCCGTCCCGCTCGTACCATCCACCGCGAGATCCGGCGCGGCGGGTGA
- a CDS encoding sulfatase-like hydrolase/transferase, whose translation MTKIHLIKTVILSTTMLFAASCRALSNRVAEKPNVIIIFTDDQGSVDMNIYGAKDLVTPYMDSLAKRGVRFTQFYAAAPVCSPSRVGLLTGRTPQHGGLNGNVDLNSVGMPSSQVTIAEELKKAGYATAHIGKWHLGHSEQTIPNGQGFDYSFGHLVGCIDNYSHFFYWSGPNKHDLWRNGKEVFHNGEFFPDLMVKEAGEFIDKNKDKPFFIYFAMNTPHYPYQGSPEWLEYYKDLPYPRNLYAAFLSTTDERIGALLKKVDDLGLTKDTIVIFQSDHGASKEVRAHGGGGSSGPHRGEKLSLYEGGLRIPAIISWPGHLPKNQVRNQVATGCDWYPTILELCKLPPADHKIDGKSLMPIIKSADAPSAHKSFNWKSRKAWAVREGKWKLVVTGKKTELYDIPNDLGEAKNLVGEYPEVVAHLKKVSQQYWKSVTQKK comes from the coding sequence ATGACCAAAATACACTTAATTAAAACTGTGATTTTATCAACGACGATGTTATTCGCCGCTTCCTGTAGGGCCTTAAGCAATCGTGTTGCTGAAAAGCCAAACGTTATCATCATCTTTACTGATGATCAGGGCTCTGTTGATATGAACATCTACGGCGCCAAGGATCTGGTTACGCCATATATGGATTCGTTGGCGAAACGCGGCGTGCGATTTACGCAATTCTACGCCGCAGCCCCGGTCTGCTCTCCTTCGCGTGTCGGGCTCCTGACCGGTCGCACACCGCAGCACGGCGGACTGAACGGCAACGTCGATCTCAACAGCGTTGGCATGCCGTCATCCCAAGTAACGATCGCGGAAGAACTCAAGAAAGCCGGCTATGCGACGGCACATATTGGCAAATGGCATCTCGGGCATTCGGAGCAGACCATCCCCAACGGCCAGGGCTTCGATTACTCCTTCGGACATCTGGTCGGGTGCATCGACAACTACTCCCACTTCTTCTACTGGAGCGGACCAAACAAACACGATCTATGGCGCAACGGCAAAGAAGTGTTTCACAATGGAGAGTTCTTCCCGGACCTCATGGTCAAAGAAGCCGGCGAGTTCATCGACAAAAACAAGGACAAACCATTCTTTATCTACTTCGCTATGAACACGCCCCACTACCCCTACCAGGGATCACCTGAATGGCTGGAATACTATAAAGATCTTCCTTATCCGCGCAATCTCTATGCGGCGTTTCTCTCAACTACCGACGAGCGAATCGGCGCGTTACTCAAGAAAGTTGATGATCTGGGACTCACGAAGGATACCATTGTGATATTCCAGTCCGATCACGGAGCATCTAAGGAGGTTCGCGCCCACGGTGGCGGCGGAAGCTCCGGTCCGCATCGCGGTGAAAAATTAAGCCTTTACGAAGGCGGACTGCGCATTCCGGCCATCATCTCATGGCCCGGACATCTGCCCAAAAACCAGGTTCGCAACCAAGTGGCTACGGGTTGCGACTGGTATCCGACGATCCTGGAGCTGTGCAAACTCCCACCTGCAGACCACAAAATTGATGGCAAGAGTCTGATGCCAATCATCAAGTCTGCGGATGCGCCCTCCGCTCACAAGAGTTTTAACTGGAAATCACGAAAGGCCTGGGCCGTCCGCGAAGGGAAATGGAAGCTGGTTGTAACAGGCAAGAAGACTGAACTCTACGATATTCCTAACGATCTGGGTGAGGCAAAGAATCTGGTAGGAGAATACCCTGAAGTCGTTGCTCATCTCAAGAAGGTGAGTCAGCAATATTGGAAGAGTGTTACCCAGAAGAAATAA
- a CDS encoding glycoside hydrolase family 2 protein, whose protein sequence is MHRIASILLLLATTTFAGSKDWKPAENTMLTPWGEKLDPDHVWQEYPRPQMERVNWKNLNGFWNYAVVEKDASQPAAWDGDILVPFALEAPLSGVGRKLQASEALWYKRLFTHNVSKNSRLLLHFEAVDYKTEAWVNGEKVGEHIGGSLPFSFDISDAVTSGNNTLIVKVLDATDQLGTYQLRGKQVQKNRSIWYTPVSGIWQTVWLETVPQRYIQSLKIDTKISGNISIKPTISGKGTIKTTAYLDGKEVITGTETLNIKSPQLWSPGSPTLYDLKVELVDDTGKTLDVVTSYFGIREVGKQKDANGNWRLTLNGKEIFHLGPLDQGWWPDGLLTPPSEEAMLFDMKYLQEAGFNMIRKHIKVEPRRYYYHCDKMGMLVWQDQISGGAQGGGKNNKAEWPKWKRLTQPNSPIKKLDQEWPDWAHEQWMAELKGMIDQLYNHPSIVVWVPFNERWGQHRTMEVGEWIEAYDPTRTINIASGGNFFPVGDIADHHEYPHPIFPMDNPEFDDYIKVVGEFGGHGWPVEGHLWNIQTRNWGYGGLPKTIDEYKERYAKSIRMLGKLKEQGVGAGVYTQTTDVEGEINGLITYDRKVIKIPATGLKAIHAQNRLLD, encoded by the coding sequence ATGCACCGTATTGCCTCGATTTTATTACTATTGGCCACAACTACATTTGCCGGCTCCAAGGATTGGAAACCGGCGGAAAACACCATGCTCACCCCGTGGGGCGAGAAACTGGACCCTGACCATGTCTGGCAGGAATATCCCCGCCCACAGATGGAACGGGTTAACTGGAAAAACCTGAATGGTTTCTGGAATTATGCCGTTGTAGAAAAGGACGCATCCCAACCTGCTGCATGGGATGGCGATATTCTTGTACCTTTTGCTCTGGAAGCGCCCCTCTCCGGAGTGGGCCGCAAACTTCAGGCGTCCGAAGCTCTTTGGTATAAGCGCTTGTTTACACACAACGTCTCTAAAAACAGCCGACTGCTGCTTCATTTCGAGGCGGTCGATTATAAGACTGAAGCCTGGGTGAATGGTGAGAAAGTCGGAGAACATATTGGCGGCAGTCTGCCCTTCAGTTTCGACATTTCCGATGCGGTAACATCCGGCAACAACACCCTCATCGTCAAAGTGCTCGATGCCACCGATCAGCTCGGCACCTATCAGCTACGCGGCAAACAGGTACAGAAGAACCGAAGCATCTGGTACACCCCCGTCTCCGGAATCTGGCAAACAGTATGGCTTGAAACAGTTCCGCAGCGTTATATACAGTCCCTAAAAATCGACACCAAAATATCCGGAAACATCTCCATTAAACCGACTATTTCAGGTAAAGGGACCATTAAAACCACCGCTTACCTAGACGGGAAGGAAGTTATCACAGGAACAGAAACCCTGAACATTAAATCTCCACAGCTCTGGTCTCCCGGATCTCCGACACTCTATGACCTTAAGGTTGAATTGGTCGATGACACGGGTAAGACCTTGGATGTGGTTACATCCTATTTCGGCATTCGCGAAGTCGGCAAACAGAAGGATGCAAACGGCAACTGGCGCCTGACGCTGAACGGCAAAGAAATTTTCCACTTGGGTCCGCTCGACCAGGGTTGGTGGCCCGATGGATTGCTGACGCCACCCTCGGAAGAAGCCATGCTGTTTGATATGAAATATCTCCAGGAAGCCGGATTCAACATGATCCGCAAACACATCAAGGTTGAACCCCGCCGCTATTACTATCATTGCGATAAAATGGGCATGCTGGTCTGGCAGGATCAGATTTCCGGTGGAGCCCAAGGTGGTGGCAAAAATAATAAAGCTGAATGGCCGAAATGGAAACGACTCACCCAACCCAACTCTCCGATCAAGAAGCTTGATCAGGAGTGGCCGGACTGGGCCCATGAACAATGGATGGCTGAGCTCAAAGGGATGATTGATCAGCTCTATAACCACCCCTCCATTGTCGTATGGGTTCCGTTTAACGAACGTTGGGGACAACACCGTACGATGGAAGTTGGTGAATGGATCGAAGCCTATGACCCAACCCGCACGATCAATATTGCCAGTGGCGGAAACTTTTTCCCGGTGGGTGATATTGCTGACCATCATGAGTATCCCCATCCGATATTCCCGATGGATAATCCGGAATTCGATGACTACATTAAAGTGGTCGGCGAGTTTGGCGGACACGGCTGGCCAGTCGAAGGGCACCTGTGGAATATCCAGACCCGTAACTGGGGCTATGGCGGCCTGCCGAAAACGATCGATGAATACAAGGAGCGCTACGCGAAGTCCATCCGCATGCTGGGCAAGCTGAAAGAACAAGGCGTTGGCGCCGGAGTCTACACGCAGACCACCGACGTCGAAGGGGAAATCAATGGCCTCATAACCTACGACCGCAAAGTCATCAAGATTCCAGCAACAGGCCTAAAAGCCATCCATGCCCAAAACAGGCTGCTTGACTAG
- a CDS encoding sulfatase-like hydrolase/transferase: protein MKKRTYLVDNLHFVYGFTGYGAALSAGASTHPNIIVLLADDAGIGDDPPYLRFFDIKLEHIGYRPRTFRNWRMRGTLFTNGHCAGGVCQPSRLFYALQRGAL from the coding sequence ATGAAGAAAAGAACATATTTGGTCGATAACCTGCATTTTGTTTACGGTTTCACTGGCTATGGAGCAGCCCTTTCTGCAGGTGCTTCCACCCACCCGAACATCATCGTCCTGCTGGCGGACGATGCAGGGATTGGCGACGACCCGCCGTATCTTCGTTTTTTCGATATTAAGCTGGAGCACATCGGTTACAGACCCCGAACATTCAGAAACTGGAGGATGAGGGGGACGCTCTTTACCAACGGTCACTGCGCTGGCGGGGTTTGTCAGCCGAGTCGTTTATTTTATGCGTTACAACGGGGTGCTCTTTGA
- a CDS encoding alpha-L-rhamnosidase C-terminal domain-containing protein gives MDDKVVLEVVVPPNTTATIEFPNDRKSETVVAGSYQFELER, from the coding sequence GTGGACGATAAAGTCGTGCTGGAGGTTGTCGTACCGCCCAACACCACAGCCACCATCGAATTTCCGAACGATCGTAAATCAGAAACCGTAGTGGCGGGATCCTATCAGTTTGAGTTGGAGAGGTAG